A window of Chloracidobacterium sp. N contains these coding sequences:
- a CDS encoding TonB-dependent receptor: MRIPWGIRPRFGAMCWITGLVVLLGWLGAAPPAFGQTTNGRFVITVRDPSGAVVAGASVSVTNEGTKQTITGTTADSGTFTTPLLPVGSYSVTVEADGFTKSVIENLSLNVGQEYGVTATLQVGGASDVITVSGGEALLQTTNAEVRNTVNARQTQELPLITRSPLALVQLQAGVNGRLANTNTVINGQRSSTTVVTQDGINIQDNFIRANAIDFSPNNPTVAGVGEATIITSNASADVAGSSAVRFVTPAGTEEFHGEVFWFHRNKVLNANSFFNNAAGIQRPNFIRNQFGFQLGGPVGIPGGPRIKNLFFFATFEGIRQRSQSGLTTTVLTPDARRGVFTYIDNAGVRRTIDLLALRGISIDPTIASFIARVPNQSNLTTVGDGLNTTGLQIVRSTPFDRDTSAYRVDYNPSPRHHLEFIYRRAGETIGRTDIDTTFNNPVIVNNVGPTNFGAAAWVWSISPRFNNEIRFGANFTAPFFNVNRSQNPPFFLSGLPFTNPDVTFLPQGRDTQIVTIIDNASLQLGAHSLRFGVQFDWLKVRPYNEAGTVPTLGLSQQVLGVGGNPAALTAALFPGGINVTQLQTANSFLTLYSGAIGSLSRTFNVNAARPTAGFDPTAAQTRDLRLNQLGTYIADQWRIRPNVTINAGLRYDYVTPLSEANAFALLPVNPAGATTAQTLLNPGGIVNFAGRFWRPDRNNFAPNVSVAWDIKGLGQPTVLRGGYSLAYVNDEAIRAADNSILTNPGLSTTLAPTLAQVQAAGPRLSNATNLINTLLVPPPFNVPYSYASQFAITTNTAFGSPDRNLQTPFYQQWNVSLEREIFRDTVLTVRYVGNRSTNLIRAVDLNQLDVINNGFAADVARARQNGFLALAATGVFNPAFNPAIPGSQPLTVFPNLAGGGLLTNSTIRNLIQTGEAGSLAGIYITNRLTGSVVFQPNPNALATNILNNSGFSNYHGLQVEFRRRFSRSIAGDFLIQANYTYSKTLTNTAGTGQTRFEALLDNRQPTLENSRAPFDIPHIFKANGIYELPFGQGKTLDPGNGFLRRLVGGFQVGFFLEIGSGPPFGIYSRRGTINRVTGGTRGDLNTVDTTLTRGQLQRLVGIFRTPRGLFFINPNVINFDGRAVQPDGQAPFNGQVFFNPAPGRAGSLQRFILNGPRRYNLDMNIVKRTPINERVNTELRFEFFNTFNSPIFNVGDQNVNATNFGRVTSTFNGPRNIQVAFKIIF, encoded by the coding sequence ATGCGCATACCTTGGGGAATTCGCCCACGGTTTGGGGCGATGTGTTGGATAACGGGCCTGGTGGTCCTGCTGGGCTGGCTGGGCGCGGCACCGCCGGCCTTTGGACAGACCACCAACGGCCGCTTCGTCATTACGGTCAGAGACCCCAGCGGGGCCGTTGTGGCCGGAGCCAGCGTCTCGGTCACGAATGAAGGCACCAAACAAACCATCACCGGCACGACCGCCGATAGCGGCACCTTCACGACACCGCTGCTCCCGGTCGGGAGCTACAGCGTCACCGTCGAAGCCGACGGGTTTACCAAGAGTGTCATCGAAAATCTCAGCCTCAACGTCGGGCAGGAGTACGGCGTAACTGCCACACTCCAGGTGGGCGGCGCCAGCGATGTCATCACGGTTTCAGGCGGGGAGGCCCTGCTCCAGACCACGAACGCCGAAGTGCGGAACACCGTCAACGCCCGGCAAACTCAGGAACTGCCGCTCATTACGCGCAGCCCACTGGCGCTGGTGCAGCTTCAGGCAGGCGTCAACGGCCGGCTGGCCAACACGAACACCGTCATCAACGGGCAACGCTCCTCGACGACCGTCGTCACCCAGGACGGCATCAACATCCAGGACAACTTCATCCGGGCCAATGCCATTGACTTTTCCCCCAACAACCCGACGGTTGCCGGCGTCGGTGAGGCCACCATCATCACCTCCAACGCCTCGGCGGACGTGGCGGGGTCTTCGGCGGTGCGCTTCGTGACGCCGGCCGGAACGGAAGAATTCCACGGCGAAGTGTTCTGGTTCCACCGCAACAAGGTGCTCAACGCCAACAGCTTTTTCAACAACGCGGCCGGCATCCAGCGTCCCAACTTCATCCGCAACCAGTTCGGCTTCCAACTGGGCGGTCCGGTAGGCATTCCCGGCGGGCCGCGCATCAAGAACCTGTTCTTCTTTGCCACCTTCGAGGGCATCCGGCAGCGGTCCCAGTCCGGGCTGACGACTACGGTGCTGACGCCCGACGCCCGGCGGGGTGTGTTCACCTACATTGACAATGCCGGCGTCCGCCGCACGATTGACCTGCTGGCGCTGCGTGGCATCTCCATTGACCCGACGATTGCTTCCTTCATTGCGCGGGTGCCAAATCAGTCGAACCTCACCACGGTGGGCGACGGCCTGAACACAACCGGTCTTCAAATCGTCCGTTCAACACCGTTTGACCGGGACACCTCTGCCTACCGCGTGGACTACAACCCCAGCCCCCGGCACCACCTGGAGTTCATCTACCGCCGGGCCGGTGAAACCATTGGGCGCACCGACATTGACACCACGTTCAACAACCCGGTCATTGTCAACAACGTCGGGCCGACCAACTTCGGCGCTGCCGCCTGGGTGTGGAGCATCTCACCCCGGTTCAACAATGAAATCCGGTTTGGCGCCAACTTCACCGCGCCGTTTTTCAACGTGAACCGGTCGCAGAACCCGCCCTTTTTCCTCAGCGGGCTGCCCTTCACCAATCCTGACGTGACCTTTCTGCCGCAGGGACGTGACACCCAGATTGTCACCATCATTGACAACGCCTCGCTTCAGCTTGGCGCCCACAGCCTCCGCTTTGGGGTGCAGTTCGACTGGCTGAAAGTGCGCCCCTACAACGAAGCTGGCACTGTCCCGACCCTCGGACTGAGCCAGCAGGTGCTGGGTGTGGGGGGCAACCCGGCGGCGCTGACCGCCGCCCTGTTCCCGGGTGGTATCAATGTGACCCAACTCCAGACAGCCAATAGCTTTCTGACGCTGTACAGCGGAGCGATTGGCTCGCTGTCGCGCACCTTCAACGTCAATGCGGCGCGTCCGACAGCCGGCTTTGACCCAACCGCAGCCCAAACCCGCGACCTGCGCCTCAACCAGTTGGGAACCTACATCGCCGACCAGTGGCGGATTCGTCCGAACGTCACGATCAATGCCGGCCTGCGGTACGATTACGTTACGCCACTGTCGGAAGCCAATGCCTTCGCGCTCCTGCCGGTCAATCCGGCCGGCGCGACCACGGCCCAGACGCTGCTCAATCCGGGTGGCATCGTCAACTTTGCCGGCCGGTTCTGGCGTCCTGACCGCAACAACTTTGCCCCGAACGTCAGCGTGGCGTGGGACATCAAAGGACTGGGCCAGCCAACCGTGCTGCGTGGCGGCTACTCGCTGGCCTATGTCAACGATGAAGCTATCCGTGCCGCGGACAACTCCATCCTGACCAATCCCGGCCTCAGCACAACGCTGGCCCCCACTTTGGCGCAAGTTCAGGCCGCCGGGCCGCGGCTCAGCAATGCCACGAACCTGATCAACACCCTGCTTGTACCGCCACCCTTCAATGTGCCCTACAGCTACGCCAGCCAGTTTGCCATCACCACCAACACGGCCTTCGGCAGCCCTGACCGGAACCTGCAAACGCCGTTCTACCAGCAGTGGAACGTCTCGCTTGAGCGTGAGATTTTCCGGGATACGGTTCTGACCGTGCGGTACGTGGGCAACCGGAGCACCAACCTCATCCGGGCCGTGGACCTGAACCAGTTGGATGTCATCAACAACGGCTTTGCCGCCGATGTGGCCCGGGCGCGGCAGAACGGCTTCCTGGCGCTCGCCGCAACCGGGGTGTTCAACCCCGCCTTCAACCCGGCCATTCCCGGCAGCCAGCCCTTGACCGTGTTCCCCAACCTGGCCGGTGGGGGACTCCTCACCAACTCGACCATCCGCAACCTCATCCAGACCGGGGAAGCGGGTAGTCTGGCCGGTATCTACATCACGAACCGCCTGACGGGCAGCGTGGTCTTCCAGCCCAACCCCAACGCCCTCGCCACGAATATCCTCAACAACTCCGGCTTTTCCAACTACCACGGGTTGCAGGTGGAATTCCGGCGGCGGTTTTCCAGAAGCATTGCGGGTGACTTCCTCATTCAGGCCAACTACACCTACAGCAAAACCCTGACCAACACCGCCGGTACGGGGCAGACCCGCTTCGAGGCGCTCCTCGACAACCGGCAGCCCACGCTTGAAAACTCGCGGGCGCCCTTTGACATCCCGCACATTTTCAAGGCCAACGGCATCTATGAGTTGCCGTTCGGACAGGGCAAGACGCTCGACCCCGGCAACGGCTTCCTGCGGCGGCTGGTGGGCGGCTTCCAGGTTGGGTTCTTTCTCGAAATCGGGAGCGGACCGCCCTTTGGCATTTACTCCCGCCGGGGCACCATCAACCGGGTGACGGGCGGAACGCGCGGTGATCTCAACACCGTGGACACGACGCTGACACGGGGACAACTTCAGCGCCTCGTGGGGATTTTCCGTACCCCACGGGGGCTGTTCTTCATCAACCCGAATGTCATCAACTTCGACGGCCGCGCCGTACAGCCCGACGGACAGGCCCCCTTCAACGGACAGGTGTTTTTCAACCCGGCGCCCGGACGGGCCGGTTCGTTGCAGCGGTTCATCCTCAACGGACCCCGGCGCTACAACCTCGACATGAACATCGTCAAACGCACGCCCATCAACGAGCGGGTCAACACCGAGTTGCGGTTTGAGTTTTTCAACACGTTCAACTCGCCCATCTTCAATGTCGGCGACCAGAATGTGAACGCCACCAACTTCGGGCGTGTCACCTCGACCTTCAACGGCCCACGCAACATCCAGGTGGCGTTCAAGATCATCTTCTGA
- a CDS encoding STAS domain-containing protein, giving the protein MTITERTKDGIAILELQGSILLGNGDTLLREHVSRLLAQGSRGVVFNLAGVPYVDSSGLGEIVRAMTSIKRAGGRLKLASPSRRLVDILNITKLSSILETYDTEEAAVASFQAAS; this is encoded by the coding sequence ATGACGATAACTGAGCGGACAAAGGACGGGATTGCCATCCTGGAACTCCAGGGAAGCATTCTTTTGGGCAATGGGGACACGTTGTTGCGGGAACATGTCTCCCGTCTGCTGGCGCAGGGGTCGCGTGGTGTCGTGTTCAACCTGGCGGGCGTACCCTATGTGGACAGCAGCGGTCTGGGCGAAATCGTCCGGGCCATGACCTCCATCAAGCGCGCCGGTGGAAGACTCAAGCTGGCCAGTCCCAGCCGGCGGCTCGTGGATATTCTCAACATCACCAAGCTGTCTTCCATTCTTGAAACCTACGACACCGAAGAGGCAGCCGTCGCCAGCTTTCAGGCGGCTTCCTGA
- a CDS encoding TlyA family RNA methyltransferase produces the protein MKRRLDHYLVETGLADSRQKAQALILAGQVLVNDRPAEKPGLLIAPDATVRLRGEPLRYVGRGGLKLEAALHGFALDVRGALCLDIGASTGGFTDCLLQHGARQVYALDVGHNQLDWKLRSDPRVVVREGVNARYLTPADFPERFAVIVADVSFISLRLILPALGPLAAPEAALVALVKPQFEVGREQVGKGGIVRDRRLHATAMAGVLTAARQAGFAPERMLASPVLGAEGNQEYLLLARYGQPLAQVDSWQTDWQTLFPEVEIEAGFENLLPTR, from the coding sequence ATGAAACGCCGGTTGGATCACTACCTTGTGGAAACCGGTCTGGCGGATTCCCGGCAGAAGGCGCAGGCGCTGATTCTGGCCGGGCAGGTTCTGGTCAACGACCGGCCGGCGGAAAAACCGGGGTTGCTCATTGCACCGGATGCCACGGTACGGCTGCGTGGGGAACCGCTGCGGTACGTCGGGCGCGGCGGGCTGAAGCTGGAAGCGGCCCTGCACGGGTTTGCGCTGGATGTGCGCGGTGCGCTGTGTCTCGACATCGGCGCTTCCACCGGCGGTTTCACGGACTGCCTGCTGCAGCACGGGGCGCGGCAGGTCTATGCCCTCGATGTCGGCCACAACCAGTTGGACTGGAAGCTGCGGTCTGACCCCCGCGTGGTTGTGCGCGAGGGCGTCAATGCGCGCTACCTGACGCCGGCTGACTTTCCTGAACGGTTTGCCGTTATCGTTGCGGATGTGTCCTTCATTTCCCTGCGCCTGATCCTGCCGGCGCTGGGTCCGCTTGCCGCGCCCGAAGCGGCGCTGGTGGCGCTCGTCAAGCCACAGTTCGAGGTGGGGCGTGAGCAGGTCGGCAAGGGCGGGATCGTCCGTGACCGGCGGCTGCACGCGACAGCCATGGCCGGCGTTCTGACGGCTGCCCGGCAGGCCGGCTTTGCGCCGGAACGGATGCTGGCTTCGCCGGTGCTTGGCGCGGAAGGCAACCAGGAATATCTCCTGCTGGCGCGATATGGCCAGCCCTTAGCCCAGGTTGACTCCTGGCAGACGGATTGGCAGACGTTGTTCCCGGAGGTGGAGATTGAGGCCGGGTTTGAAAATCTGTTACCGACTCGTTAG
- the uvrA gene encoding excinuclease ABC subunit UvrA codes for MPDAATSPAAACAVSPPAAAEPIVIRGARVHNLRNITVAIPYEKLTVITGVSGSGKSSLAFDTLYAEGYRRYVESLSAYARQFLERLPKPDVDEITGICPAIAVQQRNQTRQPRSTVATQTEIYDYLRLLYARIGEVFCHQCGARVRRDTPQSVVGDVMRELPEGARLYVTFPLLTTPPAGTAAKSGAKPGARGRKSPARGSGAVAREQTVAHLMRCLQRGFRRLLVGGQPLELNTPDDFPHPTLDGVEVIADRLVVRAADVSRLTESVEMAFREGNGEMAVHVVMPQPATLRFGERFACKACRLDYPAPEPSLFSFNSPYGACPTCQGFGSTIGVDMAKVIPDPGRSLAEGAIDPFEKPQLDWAKRELRAMCRRQGIPWQTPFRRLTAEQQRLVIEGEPQGDWPGVNGVFAWLETKKYKLYVRVLLARYRGYTVCPDCHGGRLRREACAVQVGGRNLPAVVGLSIRAALDWFSALPEQLGPEARVIARRLLEEITSRLRFLCEVGLDYLTLDRMASTLSGGEAQRMQLATHLGAAMTGALYVLDEPSIGLHPRDTARLIGALERLRDGGNTVVVVEHDEATIRAADYVVDIGPGAGERGGEVVFQGPQEALLRDERSLTAAYLRGDRRIPVPKTRRPWRQAIHLQGAAVHNLKHIGVTIPLGVLTCVTGVSGSGKSTLVHEVLCPALASPEAAASVCTSVEGQEHITRTIVVDQSPIGRSSRSNPATYIKAYDAIREAFAQTREAQQAGFGPGHFSFNIAGGRCEACQGAGTVTVEMQFLADVELPCETCGGKRFKPEILDIRFRGKNIDDVLHLTVSEALTHFAGLRKVTDRLRWLAEVGLGYLRLGQPATTLSGGEAQRLKLAAHLSEGAGQGTLFVFDEPTTGLHVADVAVLLQVFERLLASGASLVVIEHNLEVIKTADWIIDLGPEGGEGGGEVVATGTPEDIAAVPASHTGRFLRQVLSGA; via the coding sequence ATGCCAGACGCTGCCACTTCACCTGCTGCTGCCTGTGCGGTGTCCCCGCCTGCGGCTGCTGAGCCAATCGTCATTCGCGGCGCGCGGGTTCACAATCTCAGGAACATCACCGTTGCGATTCCCTACGAAAAGCTCACCGTCATCACCGGCGTGAGCGGTTCGGGGAAGTCGTCGCTGGCGTTCGATACGCTGTATGCCGAAGGCTACCGGCGCTATGTCGAGTCGCTTTCGGCTTACGCCCGCCAGTTTCTCGAACGCCTGCCCAAGCCCGATGTGGATGAAATTACGGGTATCTGTCCGGCGATTGCCGTCCAGCAGCGGAACCAGACCCGCCAGCCGCGCTCGACCGTCGCCACCCAGACGGAGATTTACGACTACCTGCGACTGCTCTACGCCCGGATTGGCGAGGTGTTTTGCCACCAGTGCGGCGCACGGGTACGGCGGGACACACCCCAGTCCGTCGTCGGGGATGTCATGCGGGAACTGCCGGAAGGCGCCCGGTTGTATGTGACCTTTCCCCTGCTGACAACGCCCCCGGCCGGGACGGCCGCGAAGTCCGGGGCAAAGCCCGGAGCCAGAGGCCGGAAGAGTCCGGCCCGTGGCTCCGGGGCGGTCGCCCGCGAACAGACCGTTGCCCACCTGATGCGCTGCCTGCAACGTGGCTTCCGGCGGCTGCTCGTCGGCGGGCAGCCGCTGGAACTCAACACGCCGGATGACTTTCCCCATCCGACGCTCGACGGCGTGGAAGTCATTGCGGATCGGCTGGTCGTGCGCGCCGCTGACGTTTCGCGGCTGACGGAATCGGTCGAAATGGCTTTCCGGGAGGGCAACGGCGAAATGGCCGTCCACGTGGTGATGCCGCAACCGGCAACGCTCCGCTTTGGCGAACGTTTTGCCTGCAAGGCGTGCCGGTTGGACTATCCGGCGCCCGAACCCAGCCTGTTCAGCTTCAACAGCCCCTACGGAGCCTGCCCGACCTGCCAGGGCTTCGGCAGCACGATTGGCGTGGATATGGCGAAGGTCATTCCCGATCCGGGGCGGTCGCTGGCTGAAGGCGCGATTGATCCCTTTGAAAAGCCACAGCTCGACTGGGCCAAACGCGAACTGCGCGCCATGTGCCGGCGGCAGGGCATCCCGTGGCAAACACCCTTCCGGCGCCTGACGGCTGAACAGCAGCGGTTGGTCATCGAAGGTGAACCACAGGGCGACTGGCCGGGAGTGAATGGTGTTTTCGCCTGGCTTGAAACCAAAAAATACAAGCTCTACGTCCGGGTTCTGCTGGCCAGATACCGGGGGTACACCGTCTGCCCGGACTGTCACGGCGGACGGCTGCGCCGCGAAGCCTGTGCGGTGCAGGTCGGCGGACGGAATTTGCCGGCGGTGGTGGGTCTCTCCATCCGTGCCGCCCTGGACTGGTTTTCCGCGCTGCCAGAGCAGCTTGGCCCGGAAGCCCGCGTCATCGCCCGCCGCCTGCTCGAAGAAATCACCAGCCGCCTGCGTTTTCTGTGTGAAGTCGGGCTGGACTACCTGACGCTCGACCGGATGGCTTCGACCCTGTCGGGAGGCGAGGCGCAGCGCATGCAGTTGGCCACGCATCTGGGCGCGGCCATGACCGGCGCGCTCTACGTGCTGGACGAACCCAGCATCGGCTTGCATCCACGGGACACCGCCCGGCTCATCGGGGCGCTGGAACGGCTGCGCGATGGCGGCAACACGGTTGTGGTTGTCGAGCACGATGAAGCCACCATCCGCGCGGCGGATTATGTCGTGGACATCGGCCCCGGCGCCGGAGAACGCGGCGGCGAGGTGGTGTTTCAGGGGCCGCAGGAGGCATTGCTGCGCGATGAACGTTCCCTGACGGCAGCCTATCTGCGCGGCGACCGGCGCATTCCTGTGCCGAAAACACGTCGTCCATGGCGGCAGGCCATTCATCTGCAGGGGGCGGCCGTTCACAATCTCAAGCACATTGGCGTGACCATTCCGCTGGGCGTGCTGACCTGTGTGACCGGCGTTTCGGGGTCGGGGAAATCCACGCTCGTCCACGAGGTGCTGTGTCCGGCTTTGGCGTCGCCGGAAGCTGCCGCGTCTGTGTGCACGTCTGTTGAAGGGCAGGAACACATCACCCGGACGATTGTCGTTGACCAGTCGCCGATTGGGCGCTCGTCACGGTCGAATCCGGCGACGTACATCAAGGCCTACGATGCCATTCGGGAAGCCTTTGCCCAGACCCGTGAAGCGCAGCAGGCCGGATTCGGCCCCGGACATTTTTCGTTCAACATCGCCGGCGGGCGCTGTGAAGCCTGCCAGGGCGCCGGCACAGTGACAGTGGAGATGCAGTTTCTGGCCGATGTCGAACTGCCCTGCGAAACCTGTGGAGGGAAGCGTTTCAAGCCGGAAATCCTGGACATCCGCTTCCGTGGAAAAAACATTGACGACGTGCTGCACCTGACTGTTTCAGAGGCACTCACCCACTTTGCCGGACTGCGGAAAGTGACCGACCGGCTGCGGTGGCTTGCGGAAGTGGGTTTGGGCTACCTGCGGCTGGGGCAGCCGGCGACAACCCTTTCGGGCGGCGAAGCCCAGCGGCTCAAGCTGGCGGCGCACCTCAGTGAAGGGGCCGGTCAGGGCACCCTGTTTGTCTTCGATGAGCCAACGACGGGCCTGCACGTGGCCGATGTGGCCGTCCTGCTTCAGGTCTTTGAACGACTGCTGGCCAGCGGCGCGTCGCTGGTGGTCATCGAGCATAATCTGGAAGTCATCAAAACGGCCGACTGGATCATTGATTTGGGGCCCGAAGGGGGCGAAGGCGGCGGGGAAGTGGTTGCCACGGGTACACCGGAGGACATTGCCGCCGTGCCGGCTTCGCACACGGGGCGCTTCCTGCGTCAGGTTTTGTCCGGTGCGTAG
- the msrA gene encoding peptide-methionine (S)-S-oxide reductase MsrA — protein MTASREVAVLAGGCFWCLEAVYLGMRGVEKVVSGYANGHTPNPTYQQVCSGTTGYAEAVEITFDPNEVSYRDLLNVFFVIHDPTTLNRQGADVGTQYRSGIYYLTPAQHETARQVVDALTAEQVFDAPIVTEIEPLRNFYPAEDYHQNYFARHPYQPYCVAVVAPKVAKFRKQFLEKVKA, from the coding sequence ATGACTGCATCCCGTGAAGTCGCCGTGCTTGCCGGCGGCTGCTTTTGGTGTCTGGAAGCCGTGTATCTCGGCATGCGCGGCGTGGAAAAGGTCGTTTCCGGCTATGCCAACGGACACACGCCCAACCCCACCTACCAGCAGGTCTGTTCCGGGACGACAGGCTATGCCGAAGCCGTTGAAATCACCTTCGATCCGAACGAGGTGTCATACCGGGACCTGCTCAACGTCTTTTTCGTCATCCACGACCCGACGACGCTGAACCGGCAGGGCGCGGATGTGGGCACCCAGTACCGTTCGGGGATTTACTACCTGACGCCGGCCCAGCATGAGACGGCGCGGCAGGTCGTCGATGCCTTGACGGCGGAACAAGTCTTCGATGCACCCATCGTGACCGAAATCGAGCCGCTGCGGAACTTTTACCCGGCTGAGGATTATCACCAGAACTACTTTGCCCGCCATCCATACCAGCCGTATTGCGTGGCGGTCGTTGCCCCCAAGGTAGCCAAGTTCCGCAAGCAATTCCTTGAGAAAGTCAAAGCCTGA
- a CDS encoding cation diffusion facilitator family transporter: protein MSATDAPAPITSAAVRRVLWRLLVANLAVVVAKALAGWWAGSLAVLSDAVHSLTDAANNLVGIWLIRAAAKPPDREHPYGHAKLEPIGAFVVSAVMGVVAYEIGREAVLRLWAGATVSLALTPLTFTVMLGTLVVNLLVVWYERRAGQQLGSPFLLADAQHTLSDVYVTVGVLVGLVGMWLGWTWLDPVVSLAVVAAVGWGAYHVLVTAINELMDTAAVEDEQLIALARQHPDVVEVRHVRSRGRGAYGFAELTLVFRHDDLRRAHATSDLLETQIRQMYGLAHITIHLEPAEVRTPGDVKAEELSA, encoded by the coding sequence ATGTCCGCCACGGATGCTCCAGCGCCCATCACTTCGGCTGCTGTCCGGCGTGTGCTTTGGCGATTGCTCGTCGCCAATCTGGCCGTCGTCGTGGCCAAGGCGCTGGCTGGATGGTGGGCCGGCTCGCTGGCCGTGCTGAGCGATGCCGTTCACTCGCTGACTGACGCGGCCAACAATCTCGTCGGCATCTGGCTCATCCGGGCGGCTGCCAAACCGCCGGACCGCGAACACCCTTACGGCCACGCCAAGCTCGAACCCATCGGCGCTTTCGTCGTGTCGGCCGTGATGGGTGTGGTGGCCTACGAAATCGGACGCGAAGCCGTGCTGCGGCTCTGGGCCGGGGCGACCGTATCGCTGGCGCTGACGCCGCTGACCTTTACCGTCATGCTCGGTACGCTGGTCGTCAACCTGCTGGTCGTCTGGTACGAACGGCGCGCCGGGCAGCAACTCGGCAGTCCTTTTCTGCTGGCCGATGCCCAGCACACGCTGAGCGATGTGTATGTCACGGTGGGCGTGCTCGTGGGGTTGGTGGGGATGTGGTTGGGTTGGACGTGGCTCGATCCGGTGGTGTCGCTGGCGGTTGTCGCGGCGGTCGGTTGGGGCGCGTATCACGTCCTGGTGACGGCCATCAACGAGCTGATGGATACGGCGGCCGTGGAGGATGAACAGCTCATCGCCCTGGCGCGTCAGCACCCGGATGTCGTGGAGGTCCGCCACGTCCGGTCCCGCGGACGCGGCGCCTATGGCTTTGCGGAACTCACCCTGGTTTTCCGGCATGACGACTTGCGCCGCGCCCACGCCACCAGTGACCTTCTGGAAACCCAGATTCGGCAGATGTACGGTCTGGCCCACATCACAATTCACCTTGAACCGGCCGAAGTCCGTACGCCGGGCGATGTCAAGGCAGAGGAGCTATCCGCATGA
- a CDS encoding acetyl-CoA C-acetyltransferase: MPTSVILSAVRLPIGKFQGSLKSFTAPMLGAHAVRAAVERAGIDAVQVDEVIMGCVLQAGLGQNPARQAALRAGLPPAVAALTVNQVCGSGLRAVMLAAQAIQAGDAEYVVAGGMESMTNAPYVLPKAREGYRMGHGEMLDVMIHDGLWCTFENWHMGCTAEVVAERYGISREAQDAFAAGSQAKAVAAQQVGAFRAEIEPVTIPQRKGDPLVFAEDEGPRADTTAAALAKLKPVFQPDGTVTAGNASTINDGAAAVVVTSESQAARLGRQPMARIVAQAMSGIEPKLIMMAPVEATRRVLAKAGWKVEDVDLFEFNEAFAAQAIAVTQEVGADPARVNVNGGAIALGHPIGASGARVLVTLLHALQARQAKRGVAALCLGGGNAVALAVERD; this comes from the coding sequence ATGCCAACTTCCGTCATTCTTTCCGCCGTCCGTCTCCCGATTGGGAAGTTTCAGGGTTCGCTCAAATCCTTCACGGCTCCGATGCTTGGCGCGCACGCCGTGCGGGCCGCCGTCGAACGCGCCGGGATTGATGCCGTCCAGGTGGACGAAGTCATCATGGGCTGCGTCCTCCAGGCCGGACTCGGCCAGAATCCGGCGCGGCAGGCCGCCCTGCGTGCCGGACTTCCGCCCGCTGTGGCGGCACTCACGGTCAATCAGGTGTGCGGTTCAGGACTCCGTGCGGTCATGCTGGCCGCGCAGGCCATTCAGGCCGGAGATGCCGAGTATGTCGTCGCCGGCGGGATGGAATCCATGACCAATGCGCCTTACGTCCTGCCCAAGGCGCGGGAGGGCTACCGGATGGGCCACGGCGAAATGCTCGATGTCATGATTCACGACGGCCTGTGGTGCACCTTTGAAAACTGGCACATGGGCTGCACGGCGGAAGTCGTTGCCGAACGCTATGGCATTTCACGGGAAGCGCAGGACGCTTTTGCCGCCGGCTCCCAGGCCAAAGCCGTTGCCGCCCAGCAGGTGGGAGCCTTTCGGGCCGAAATCGAGCCGGTGACGATTCCGCAGCGCAAAGGCGATCCGCTTGTTTTTGCCGAAGATGAGGGACCGCGCGCCGATACGACGGCCGCCGCCCTGGCCAAGCTCAAGCCGGTTTTTCAGCCGGACGGGACGGTGACGGCCGGCAATGCCTCCACCATCAATGATGGCGCGGCGGCTGTGGTCGTCACCTCGGAATCCCAGGCCGCACGTCTGGGACGCCAGCCCATGGCACGCATCGTGGCCCAGGCAATGAGCGGCATCGAACCGAAGCTCATCATGATGGCTCCGGTGGAAGCCACCCGGCGCGTCCTGGCCAAGGCCGGCTGGAAGGTCGAAGATGTGGATTTGTTCGAGTTCAACGAAGCCTTTGCTGCGCAGGCCATTGCTGTCACGCAGGAAGTCGGCGCTGATCCGGCGCGGGTCAACGTCAACGGCGGGGCCATTGCGCTGGGGCATCCCATCGGCGCCAGTGGAGCGCGCGTCCTGGTGACGCTTCTGCACGCGCTCCAGGCCCGCCAGGCCAAGCGGGGCGTCGCGGCCCTGTGTCTGGGCGGCGGCAATGCTGTCGCTCTGGCCGTTGAGCGCGACTGA